A genomic region of Scyliorhinus canicula chromosome 4, sScyCan1.1, whole genome shotgun sequence contains the following coding sequences:
- the rars1 gene encoding arginine--tRNA ligase, cytoplasmic isoform X2, which produces MAALLEEYGARMQEQSLQEEEGKTGTSMININQRLQNIFSVAIKVAYPHLENPPLAVTPSQHAKFGDYQCNSAMAISQLLKAKGEKINPVEIAKQIINNIPKNDIIEKVEIAGPGFVNVHLKKEFVSKLLTDLLVNGVQPPPVGPKKKVVVDFSSPNIAKEMHVGHLRSTIIGDSMCRLFEFVDYDVLRINHVGDWGTQFGMLIAHLQDKFPDYLIVSPPIGDLQAFYKESKKRFDEEEAFKKRAYECVVLLQRHNPEIIKAWNLICDVSRKEFQKIYDHLDIKLIERGESYYQDMMTDVVKLFEEKGMLELDEGRKIVFPPGCSMPLTIEKSDGGYTYDTSDLAALRQRIFDEKADMIIYVVDNGQNVHFQTVFAAAQMIGWYDPKKMRVEHTGFGVVLGEDKKKFKTRSGETVRLADLLEEGLKRSMDKLLVKEREKVLTPEELKAANEAVAFGCIKYADLSHNRTNDYIFSFDKMLDDRGNTAAYLLYAFTRIRSISRLANIDDATLQKAAAETAILLNHEKEWKLGKYILRFPEIINKILDDLYLHTLCDYLFELATAFTEFYDNCYCVEKDRQTGEVVKVNMCRMLLCDATAAVMAKSFAILGLKPVQRM; this is translated from the exons AGTCTGCAAGAAGAGGAGGGCAAAACAGGAACCAGCATGATTAACATCAACCAGCGTCTACAGAACATTTTCAGTGTTGCTATCAAAGTTGCCTATCCGCACCTTGAAAACCCACCATTAGCAGTCACACCAAGCCAGCATGCAAAATTTGGAGATTACCAATGCAACAGTGCCATGGCAATATCTCAG CTACTGAAAGCCAAAGGAGAGAAGATTAATCCCGTAGAGATTGCCAAACAAATTattaataacattccaaaaaatGATATAATTGAAAAGGTTGAGATTGCTGGACCAG GCTTTGTCAATGTTCATCTCAAAAAAGAATTTGTCTCCAAGCTGCTGACAGACCTCCTTGTAAATGGAGTTCAGCCTCCTCCGGTAGGACCAAAGAAGAAG GTGGTGGTAGATTTCTCCTCTCCCAATATTGCCAAAGAGATGCACGTGGGCCACTTGCGATCAACCATTATTGGGGACAGCATGTGCCGCTTGTTTGAATTTGTGGATTATGACGTTTTAAG GATAAATCATGTTGGTGACTGGGGAACACAATTTGGTATGTTGATTGCTCACTTGCAGGACAAGTTTCCAGATTACCTGATTGTTTCCCCTCCAATTGGTGACCTTCAGGCCTTCTATAAA GAATCCAAAAAGAGATTTGATGAGGAGGAAGCCTTCAAGAAGCGGGCGTATGAGTGTGTGGTGCTGCTTCAGAGGCACAATCCAGAAATTATTAAGGCCTGGAATCTGATCTGTGATGTTTCTCGGAAGG AATTCCAGAAAATCTATGACCATCTTGATATAAAGCTGATTGAAAGAGGTGAATCGTACTACCAAGACATGATGACTGACGTTGTTAAATTGTTTGAGGAAAAAG GTATGCTAGAGCTTGACGAAGGCCGAAAGATTGTGTTTCCGCCCGGATGCTCGATGCCTCTGACAATTGAAAAATCAGATGGAGGGTACACATATGACACATCAGACTTGGCGGCTCTTCGACAAAGGATTTTTGATGAGAAGGCTGATATGATTATCTATGTTGTGGATAATGGGCAG AATGTCCACTTCCAGACAGTCTTTGCTGCAGCCCAGATGATTGGCTGGTATGACCCCAAAAAGATGAGAGTGGAGCATACCGGGTTTGGTGTGGTGTTGGGTGAAGATAA AAAGAAGTTCAAAACCAGGTCAGGTGAAACTGTGCGATTGGCTGACCTACTAGAAGAGGGTCTGAAAAGATCGATGGATAAACTGTTGGTGAAGGAACGAGAGAAG GTTTTGACACCTGAAGAGTTGAAGGCAGCGAATGAAGCTGTTGCATTCGGCTGTATCAAATATGCCGATCTTTCTCATAATAGGACAAACGACTACATCTTCTCCTTCGACAAAATGTTGGATGACAGGGGAAACACAGCGGCCTATTTGCTGTATGCCTTCACTAGAATCAG ATCTATAAGTCGACTTGCAAACATCGATGATGCAACCCTGCAGAAAGCAGCTGCAGAAACAGCCATTCTGCTAAATCACGAGAAGGAATGGAAGTTGGGGAAATACATTCTGCGATTTCCAGAAATCATTAACAAGATCCTGGATGACCTGTATCTACACACCCTCTGCGATTACCTCTTTGAACTGGCCACAGCCTTCACAGAGTTCTATGATAATTGTTATTGTGTAGAGAAGGATAGGCAGACAG
- the rars1 gene encoding arginine--tRNA ligase, cytoplasmic isoform X1: protein MAALLEEYGARMQEQEKEIKSLIAEIENLKKPTVLDYSLGLGEMVEENTKLKYRLNVLKRSLQEEEGKTGTSMININQRLQNIFSVAIKVAYPHLENPPLAVTPSQHAKFGDYQCNSAMAISQLLKAKGEKINPVEIAKQIINNIPKNDIIEKVEIAGPGFVNVHLKKEFVSKLLTDLLVNGVQPPPVGPKKKVVVDFSSPNIAKEMHVGHLRSTIIGDSMCRLFEFVDYDVLRINHVGDWGTQFGMLIAHLQDKFPDYLIVSPPIGDLQAFYKESKKRFDEEEAFKKRAYECVVLLQRHNPEIIKAWNLICDVSRKEFQKIYDHLDIKLIERGESYYQDMMTDVVKLFEEKGMLELDEGRKIVFPPGCSMPLTIEKSDGGYTYDTSDLAALRQRIFDEKADMIIYVVDNGQNVHFQTVFAAAQMIGWYDPKKMRVEHTGFGVVLGEDKKKFKTRSGETVRLADLLEEGLKRSMDKLLVKEREKVLTPEELKAANEAVAFGCIKYADLSHNRTNDYIFSFDKMLDDRGNTAAYLLYAFTRIRSISRLANIDDATLQKAAAETAILLNHEKEWKLGKYILRFPEIINKILDDLYLHTLCDYLFELATAFTEFYDNCYCVEKDRQTGEVVKVNMCRMLLCDATAAVMAKSFAILGLKPVQRM from the exons GAGAAAGAAATCAAGTCTCTTATTGCTGAaattgagaatttaaaaaaacccACGGTACTAGATTATTCCTTGGGACTGGGCGAGATGGTAGAGGAAAATACTAAACTCAAGTACCGGTTAAATGTTCTCAAGCGG AGTCTGCAAGAAGAGGAGGGCAAAACAGGAACCAGCATGATTAACATCAACCAGCGTCTACAGAACATTTTCAGTGTTGCTATCAAAGTTGCCTATCCGCACCTTGAAAACCCACCATTAGCAGTCACACCAAGCCAGCATGCAAAATTTGGAGATTACCAATGCAACAGTGCCATGGCAATATCTCAG CTACTGAAAGCCAAAGGAGAGAAGATTAATCCCGTAGAGATTGCCAAACAAATTattaataacattccaaaaaatGATATAATTGAAAAGGTTGAGATTGCTGGACCAG GCTTTGTCAATGTTCATCTCAAAAAAGAATTTGTCTCCAAGCTGCTGACAGACCTCCTTGTAAATGGAGTTCAGCCTCCTCCGGTAGGACCAAAGAAGAAG GTGGTGGTAGATTTCTCCTCTCCCAATATTGCCAAAGAGATGCACGTGGGCCACTTGCGATCAACCATTATTGGGGACAGCATGTGCCGCTTGTTTGAATTTGTGGATTATGACGTTTTAAG GATAAATCATGTTGGTGACTGGGGAACACAATTTGGTATGTTGATTGCTCACTTGCAGGACAAGTTTCCAGATTACCTGATTGTTTCCCCTCCAATTGGTGACCTTCAGGCCTTCTATAAA GAATCCAAAAAGAGATTTGATGAGGAGGAAGCCTTCAAGAAGCGGGCGTATGAGTGTGTGGTGCTGCTTCAGAGGCACAATCCAGAAATTATTAAGGCCTGGAATCTGATCTGTGATGTTTCTCGGAAGG AATTCCAGAAAATCTATGACCATCTTGATATAAAGCTGATTGAAAGAGGTGAATCGTACTACCAAGACATGATGACTGACGTTGTTAAATTGTTTGAGGAAAAAG GTATGCTAGAGCTTGACGAAGGCCGAAAGATTGTGTTTCCGCCCGGATGCTCGATGCCTCTGACAATTGAAAAATCAGATGGAGGGTACACATATGACACATCAGACTTGGCGGCTCTTCGACAAAGGATTTTTGATGAGAAGGCTGATATGATTATCTATGTTGTGGATAATGGGCAG AATGTCCACTTCCAGACAGTCTTTGCTGCAGCCCAGATGATTGGCTGGTATGACCCCAAAAAGATGAGAGTGGAGCATACCGGGTTTGGTGTGGTGTTGGGTGAAGATAA AAAGAAGTTCAAAACCAGGTCAGGTGAAACTGTGCGATTGGCTGACCTACTAGAAGAGGGTCTGAAAAGATCGATGGATAAACTGTTGGTGAAGGAACGAGAGAAG GTTTTGACACCTGAAGAGTTGAAGGCAGCGAATGAAGCTGTTGCATTCGGCTGTATCAAATATGCCGATCTTTCTCATAATAGGACAAACGACTACATCTTCTCCTTCGACAAAATGTTGGATGACAGGGGAAACACAGCGGCCTATTTGCTGTATGCCTTCACTAGAATCAG ATCTATAAGTCGACTTGCAAACATCGATGATGCAACCCTGCAGAAAGCAGCTGCAGAAACAGCCATTCTGCTAAATCACGAGAAGGAATGGAAGTTGGGGAAATACATTCTGCGATTTCCAGAAATCATTAACAAGATCCTGGATGACCTGTATCTACACACCCTCTGCGATTACCTCTTTGAACTGGCCACAGCCTTCACAGAGTTCTATGATAATTGTTATTGTGTAGAGAAGGATAGGCAGACAG